From a single Fusobacterium ulcerans ATCC 49185 genomic region:
- a CDS encoding pimeloyl-ACP methyl esterase BioG family protein produces MKLILFFNGWGMDENIISHLDIPSGYTLKTINFPYDINSAIFQQYNEVIPVGWSFGSYYLAKYLTENNIKCKKVISLNGSPEMIGKNGISEGVFNLTLDTLTPDTLLKFYGNMGIDDTFSPSKKNFQDIKDELQYFKDHYVPQKNVFTHAFIGKKDKIIPVSRQKKYFETNETAFTEITCGHYPFSAIKSWDILIGE; encoded by the coding sequence ATGAAATTGATACTGTTTTTTAATGGCTGGGGAATGGATGAAAACATCATTTCTCACTTGGATATTCCTTCTGGATACACTTTAAAGACAATAAATTTTCCATATGATATTAATAGTGCTATTTTTCAACAATACAATGAAGTCATTCCTGTTGGATGGTCTTTTGGAAGCTATTATCTTGCTAAATATCTAACAGAAAATAATATAAAATGTAAAAAAGTAATATCATTAAATGGTTCTCCAGAAATGATTGGAAAAAATGGAATTTCTGAAGGAGTGTTTAATCTAACTCTTGATACTCTTACTCCTGATACTTTACTGAAATTTTATGGAAATATGGGGATTGATGATACCTTTTCTCCATCTAAAAAGAATTTTCAGGATATAAAAGATGAACTACAGTATTTTAAAGACCATTATGTCCCACAGAAAAATGTATTTACTCATGCTTTTATTGGAAAAAAAGATAAAATAATTCCTGTTTCAAGACAAAAAAAATATTTTGAAACTAATGAAACTGCTTTCACAGAAATAACTTGCGGACATTATCCTTTTTCTGCAATAAAAAGCTGGGATATTTTGATTGGAGAATAA
- a CDS encoding tyrosine-type recombinase/integrase, producing MQYVKIPKIELKKSKINKKIISIEDFEKIIKRFNESSPFYISLIMGFYTRCRIGEVMGLTWKAIDLAKGFIDINKIIYKREDKRPPVWCFGTTKTPGSVRKIKIGQTLIEVLKKWKSQQKLNEEKYLEYYINQYVRIESTPKKI from the coding sequence ATGCAATATGTAAAAATTCCTAAAATAGAATTAAAAAAATCTAAAATAAATAAAAAAATAATCTCTATTGAAGATTTTGAAAAAATTATAAAAAGATTTAATGAAAGTTCTCCCTTTTATATATCTCTAATAATGGGATTTTATACTAGATGCAGAATTGGGGAAGTAATGGGATTAACTTGGAAAGCTATTGATTTAGCTAAAGGTTTTATTGATATAAATAAAATTATTTATAAGAGAGAAGATAAAAGACCTCCTGTTTGGTGTTTTGGAACAACTAAAACTCCAGGATCTGTAAGGAAAATAAAAATAGGTCAAACCTTAATTGAGGTTTTAAAGAAATGGAAATCACAGCAAAAATTAAATGAAGAAAAATATTTAGAATATTACATTAATCAATATGTAAGAATTGAAAGTACCCCAAAAAAGATATAA
- a CDS encoding argininosuccinate synthase, which produces MKEKVVLAYSGGLDTSVIIPWLKENYDFDVIAVAVDVGQKDDFAAVEKKALQIGASKFYAADKKEELVNDFIIPMLKSGAKYEGTYLLGTSIARPVIAKALVEIAQQEGASYIVHGATGKGNDQVRFELGIKALAPNMKVIAPWRIWDIKSRKQEIEYLKSHGIELPFKENTSYSRDENLFHISHEGLELESPHNAPDYNHVLQWVLPLEKTSDTPECISIDFEKGVPVKLNGKSMSALDIINSLNEIGAKHGVGVIDLVENRLVGMKSRGVYETPGGTILYFAHEELERLCMDRESLQAKMKLSNDMAKLIYNGQWFTRYRKALSAFVEETQEFITGTVNLKLYKGNILLNGMDSKYSLYSEEFSTFDEDTVYNQQDAEGFINLFGLPIKIEALLRNK; this is translated from the coding sequence ATGAAGGAAAAAGTTGTTTTAGCATATTCAGGAGGGTTAGATACTTCTGTTATCATTCCATGGTTAAAGGAAAATTATGATTTCGATGTTATAGCTGTAGCAGTAGATGTTGGACAAAAGGATGATTTTGCAGCTGTTGAGAAAAAAGCTCTGCAGATAGGAGCTTCAAAGTTCTATGCTGCTGATAAAAAAGAGGAATTAGTTAATGATTTCATAATCCCTATGCTTAAATCAGGAGCAAAATATGAGGGAACATATCTATTAGGAACATCTATAGCCAGACCTGTAATAGCTAAAGCTCTTGTAGAAATTGCTCAGCAGGAAGGTGCTTCTTACATAGTTCATGGAGCTACTGGAAAAGGTAATGACCAGGTGAGATTTGAATTAGGTATCAAAGCTCTTGCACCTAATATGAAAGTTATCGCTCCCTGGCGTATCTGGGATATCAAATCTCGTAAACAGGAAATTGAATATTTGAAATCTCATGGGATAGAACTCCCATTTAAAGAAAACACTTCTTACAGCAGAGATGAAAATCTATTTCACATAAGCCACGAAGGACTTGAACTTGAAAGTCCTCACAATGCTCCAGACTACAATCATGTACTGCAGTGGGTGCTTCCTCTGGAGAAAACAAGTGATACTCCTGAGTGCATATCTATAGATTTTGAAAAAGGTGTTCCTGTAAAACTTAATGGAAAGTCTATGTCAGCTCTTGATATTATAAATTCTTTAAATGAGATAGGAGCAAAGCATGGAGTGGGAGTTATAGACCTTGTTGAAAATCGTCTTGTTGGAATGAAATCTCGTGGAGTGTATGAAACTCCTGGTGGAACTATACTTTATTTTGCTCATGAAGAGCTTGAAAGATTATGTATGGATAGAGAGTCCCTTCAAGCAAAAATGAAACTATCTAATGACATGGCAAAATTAATATACAATGGACAATGGTTTACTAGATATAGAAAAGCTCTATCAGCTTTTGTAGAAGAAACACAAGAATTTATAACTGGAACTGTAAATCTTAAACTTTACAAAGGAAATATTTTGTTAAATGGTATGGATTCTAAATATTCTCTATACTCTGAAGAATTTTCTACATTTGATGAAGATACTGTGTACAATCAACAGGACGCTGAAGGATTTATTAATCTTTTTGGACTTCCTATCAAAATTGAAGCTCTTCTAAGAAATAAATAA
- a CDS encoding basic amino acid ABC transporter substrate-binding protein, producing MKKLFCAVMMLLMGIVGSVSFAKESKVLYVGTNAEFQPFEYLENGKIVGFDVELMEEIAKLMGKKIEWKNIAFDGLLPALQAKKLDVIIAGMTATEERKKFVNFSETYYTSNQMILINKENPVVESFDKLAGHNVGVILGYTGDIAVSAIDGVKVQRYNGAAEAIMALKAKKVDAVVLDSEPAKNYAKQNNELGLINTDVSKEEYAIAVGKDNKALVDNIDKALKTLNENGTYDKLIQKYFGDK from the coding sequence ATGAAAAAATTATTTTGTGCAGTTATGATGTTGCTTATGGGGATTGTTGGAAGTGTAAGTTTTGCCAAAGAAAGTAAAGTTCTTTATGTGGGAACTAATGCCGAATTTCAGCCGTTTGAATATCTTGAAAATGGAAAAATAGTTGGATTTGATGTGGAACTTATGGAGGAAATTGCCAAGCTAATGGGAAAAAAGATTGAATGGAAAAATATAGCTTTTGATGGACTGCTTCCAGCTCTTCAGGCTAAAAAATTAGATGTAATCATAGCTGGAATGACAGCTACAGAGGAGAGAAAAAAATTCGTCAACTTCTCTGAAACTTATTATACATCTAATCAAATGATTTTAATCAACAAAGAAAATCCAGTAGTTGAATCTTTTGATAAACTTGCTGGACACAATGTTGGAGTTATCCTTGGATATACAGGGGACATTGCTGTAAGTGCAATAGATGGAGTTAAAGTTCAGAGATACAACGGAGCAGCAGAAGCTATAATGGCTCTTAAAGCTAAAAAAGTAGATGCAGTGGTTTTAGACTCTGAGCCTGCTAAAAATTATGCTAAACAAAACAATGAACTTGGACTTATCAATACTGATGTATCTAAAGAAGAGTATGCAATCGCTGTTGGAAAAGACAACAAAGCTCTTGTTGATAATATAGACAAGGCTCTAAAGACGCTTAATGAAAATGGAACTTATGATAAACTTATTCAAAAATATTTTGGAGATAAATAA
- a CDS encoding tyrosine-type recombinase/integrase — MVCTKENVAMITPDSFKYASKIINFELGIEFNFHSLRHTHATFLIEAGANIKSV; from the coding sequence ATGGTTTGTACAAAAGAAAATGTAGCAATGATTACTCCTGATTCTTTTAAGTATGCTTCAAAAATTATTAATTTTGAATTAGGAATTGAATTTAATTTCCACTCTTTAAGACATACCCATGCTACATTCTTAATTGAAGCTGGGGCTAATATTAAATCTGTATAG
- a CDS encoding FMN-binding protein, translating into MKKIIIAAALIISCISFAETVKKEKPVLEWSVQPQLGIIKGDYYKNEKRFRQGHLGTLEVVKKDGKIVLVEFNEMTRPNYYNRYFQNVSKRMSSYNFKMGEAKGAAWIQGVLKAEKQMMDEQRLTGDFDTVAGASNSIQQSMVPLAAELAPATEKPSKAKFYSIAEDLGKGITGRLKVVVEDGKIISCRYDEIFADSPEDIKLPRQKQYYRQSKYESVDFDEDSRIGFNIQMDELNDKVVATQNMLDLTGLPATEETGDYKKSGFTIRNTAWDNYLKLAEKLQTEMKKDKVIK; encoded by the coding sequence ATGAAAAAAATTATTATTGCTGCTGCTCTTATTATCAGCTGTATAAGTTTTGCGGAAACAGTAAAAAAAGAAAAACCAGTTCTAGAATGGAGTGTCCAGCCACAATTAGGAATCATCAAAGGGGATTATTACAAAAATGAAAAAAGATTCCGTCAAGGACATCTTGGAACTTTAGAAGTTGTAAAAAAAGATGGAAAAATTGTTCTAGTTGAATTTAATGAAATGACTAGACCTAATTACTACAACCGTTACTTTCAAAATGTATCAAAACGTATGTCTTCATATAACTTCAAAATGGGAGAAGCTAAAGGTGCTGCTTGGATACAGGGAGTATTAAAAGCTGAGAAACAAATGATGGATGAGCAAAGATTAACAGGGGATTTTGATACAGTAGCAGGGGCTTCTAACAGTATTCAGCAATCTATGGTTCCATTAGCTGCTGAACTTGCACCAGCAACTGAAAAACCTTCTAAAGCTAAATTTTACAGTATAGCTGAAGATCTTGGAAAAGGAATCACAGGAAGATTGAAAGTTGTTGTTGAAGATGGAAAAATCATCTCTTGCAGATATGATGAAATATTTGCAGACTCTCCTGAAGATATCAAACTTCCTAGACAAAAACAATACTATAGACAATCAAAATATGAAAGTGTAGACTTTGATGAAGATTCTCGTATTGGTTTTAATATCCAAATGGATGAACTTAATGATAAAGTTGTGGCTACTCAAAATATGCTTGATCTTACAGGGCTTCCTGCGACTGAAGAAACTGGAGATTATAAAAAATCAGGATTCACTATTCGTAATACTGCATGGGACAATTATTTAAAACTTGCAGAGAAACTTCAAACTGAAATGAAAAAGGATAAAGTTATCAAATAA
- a CDS encoding nitroreductase family protein has translation MNCLELIMKRKSVRVYEEKEIPREIKDKIITAAFQAPTAGNMMMYSIIDIDDQSIKNKLVKTCDNQGMIGKAPILLLFLADFQRWMDYIEASGVEKFNKENNLEKYIPKEGDMFLAINDALIAAQTAVLAAEDLGLGSCYIGDIMENFEIHKELFNLPKYALPITMLCIGYPTEQQKNRTMKRRYFTKDMLVHKNIYRKPSIEEFEDMDKEIAEKDSPAFLSGCHNQAIHMYKRKITSDFMTEMNRSVKAMINSWLRN, from the coding sequence ATGAATTGTTTAGAGCTTATCATGAAAAGAAAATCAGTAAGAGTATATGAGGAGAAAGAAATTCCTCGAGAAATAAAAGATAAAATTATAACAGCAGCTTTTCAAGCTCCTACAGCAGGTAATATGATGATGTATTCCATTATCGACATAGATGATCAATCTATAAAAAATAAGCTTGTTAAAACTTGTGATAATCAGGGAATGATTGGAAAAGCTCCCATTCTGCTTTTATTTCTTGCTGATTTTCAAAGATGGATGGATTATATAGAAGCCTCTGGAGTAGAAAAATTTAATAAAGAAAATAATTTGGAAAAGTATATCCCTAAAGAAGGAGATATGTTTCTTGCTATTAATGATGCCCTTATAGCTGCTCAAACAGCTGTCCTTGCTGCTGAGGATCTTGGACTTGGAAGCTGCTATATTGGTGATATCATGGAAAATTTTGAAATACATAAAGAACTTTTTAACCTTCCTAAATATGCTCTTCCTATTACAATGTTATGTATTGGATATCCTACTGAACAGCAGAAAAACAGAACTATGAAAAGAAGATATTTTACTAAGGATATGCTTGTTCATAAAAATATTTATAGAAAACCTTCAATAGAGGAATTTGAAGATATGGACAAAGAAATAGCTGAAAAAGATTCCCCTGCATTTCTTTCTGGATGTCACAATCAAGCTATTCATATGTACAAAAGAAAAATTACATCAGATTTTATGACTGAAATGAATCGTTCAGTGAAAGCTATGATAAACTCATGGTTAAGAAATTAA
- a CDS encoding Eco57I restriction-modification methylase domain-containing protein, which yields MEKIYEYFEKKTSNYLNSKNKEYRKTFSQFFTPKDIAKIMVKDISFYNGVTEIKILEPSAGTGILILAVIEKILLEFKNIKKVYIEAIELDKELYKILEENMKYLKMNTLNKIEMNILLLNENFIELYGEVWETNDKNLFSYLNTKKEITKFDLIISNPPFKKINKNDKENKYFNDLILGQPNIYHLFIALSLKLLVPSGKYILISPKNYLGGKYTENLRKFIFNNFSLESIHLFNERNKAFGSEVLQEICIAYFINEKKDKIEISYNGKKDDSFIVNTKDIFLKNSNALIFPKNEIELKYKKKLTKGYKTLLEQGLEFKIGQIVQFRIDKEDKKIQAFSEGEVPLLLVQHITKNNINYFPLTGNKGKGKIISLNFNEKTKRKLIKNENYVILRKNVDFESENFIQAAVYKKNTLKTEYLGIDNNLAYITSADGNLSLEKAKKICSFLNSRLFKNYYKMFNNSHTINSYEINNMLFPIF from the coding sequence ATGGAAAAAATCTATGAATATTTTGAAAAAAAAACAAGTAATTATCTAAATTCTAAAAATAAAGAATATAGAAAAACTTTTTCTCAGTTTTTCACTCCAAAGGATATAGCTAAAATTATGGTAAAAGATATATCTTTTTATAATGGAGTTACTGAGATTAAGATTCTTGAACCTTCAGCTGGAACAGGAATATTAATCCTTGCTGTGATAGAAAAAATATTATTAGAATTTAAAAATATAAAAAAAGTATACATAGAAGCAATAGAGTTGGATAAAGAACTTTATAAAATTTTAGAAGAAAATATGAAGTATTTAAAAATGAATACTTTAAATAAAATAGAAATGAATATTTTGCTTCTAAATGAGAATTTTATTGAATTATATGGCGAGGTATGGGAAACAAATGATAAAAATCTTTTTTCTTATCTTAATACCAAAAAAGAAATAACAAAATTTGATTTAATTATTTCAAATCCTCCTTTTAAAAAAATAAATAAAAATGATAAAGAAAATAAATATTTTAATGATTTAATATTGGGACAGCCAAATATTTATCATTTATTTATAGCACTATCTTTAAAATTACTTGTTCCAAGTGGAAAGTATATTTTAATTTCACCTAAAAATTATTTGGGAGGAAAATATACTGAAAATCTTAGAAAATTTATTTTTAATAATTTTTCATTAGAAAGTATACATCTATTTAATGAAAGAAATAAGGCTTTTGGAAGTGAAGTTCTTCAAGAAATATGTATTGCTTATTTTATAAATGAAAAGAAAGATAAAATTGAAATATCTTATAATGGAAAAAAAGATGATTCTTTTATTGTAAATACTAAAGATATATTTTTAAAAAATTCAAATGCTCTTATTTTTCCTAAAAATGAAATAGAGTTGAAATATAAAAAGAAATTAACTAAAGGTTATAAAACTTTATTAGAACAAGGATTAGAATTTAAAATTGGTCAAATTGTACAATTTAGAATTGATAAAGAAGATAAAAAAATACAAGCTTTTTCTGAAGGAGAAGTTCCTTTGTTACTTGTTCAGCATATAACTAAAAATAATATTAATTATTTTCCTTTGACTGGAAATAAAGGAAAAGGAAAAATAATTTCCTTAAATTTTAATGAAAAAACAAAAAGAAAACTAATTAAAAATGAAAATTATGTTATTTTGAGAAAAAATGTTGATTTTGAAAGTGAAAATTTTATTCAAGCAGCTGTTTATAAAAAAAATACTTTAAAAACTGAGTATTTAGGAATAGATAATAATCTAGCATATATCACTTCTGCTGATGGGAATCTGTCTTTAGAAAAAGCAAAAAAAATATGCTCATTTCTTAATTCAAGATTATTTAAAAATTATTATAAAATGTTTAATAATAGCCATACTATAAATAGTTATGAAATTAATAATATGCTATTTCCAATATTTTAA
- a CDS encoding Crp/Fnr family transcriptional regulator, with protein sequence MKLVDFMPNDVKKKLQHNTFSPGEIILYAETENDYVHFLIDGMAEAYIPNSQGGFSTVHIYKPGSFFGEAEQFYTGRKPVEISAMTPCIVDKLHRNDFFDWMKKDFEVTKLIIKEIVHKLILNSEYIEEISQLTVKERFLRCIATHYQLNNIKSLTKEEVAKETKSPVRSINRAIAACTKEGILCYKNRQIHILDKEKLQTYLR encoded by the coding sequence ATGAAGTTAGTTGATTTTATGCCCAATGATGTGAAAAAAAAATTACAACACAATACATTTTCTCCAGGTGAAATTATACTTTATGCAGAAACTGAAAATGATTATGTCCATTTCTTGATTGATGGTATGGCAGAAGCTTATATTCCAAATTCACAAGGAGGGTTTTCAACTGTTCATATTTATAAACCAGGTAGTTTTTTTGGTGAAGCAGAACAGTTCTATACAGGAAGAAAGCCAGTAGAAATTTCTGCTATGACTCCATGTATAGTAGATAAACTCCATAGAAACGATTTTTTTGATTGGATGAAAAAGGATTTTGAAGTAACCAAACTAATTATCAAAGAGATTGTTCATAAGTTGATTTTGAATAGTGAGTATATCGAGGAGATATCACAATTGACTGTTAAAGAACGTTTTTTACGCTGTATTGCTACTCATTATCAACTTAACAACATAAAATCTCTAACAAAAGAAGAAGTGGCAAAAGAAACTAAATCCCCTGTGCGAAGTATCAATCGTGCTATTGCAGCATGTACAAAAGAAGGTATACTATGTTATAAAAATAGGCAAATTCATATTTTAGATAAAGAAAAGCTACAAACATATTTAAGGTAA
- the tnpA gene encoding IS200/IS605 family transposase has translation MYDNNSLSHTTWNCKYHIIFAPKYRRQVIYGKIKGDIGQILRKLCEFKGVEIIEANACKDHIHMLVSIPPKISISSFMGYLKGKSSLMIFDKYVNLKYKYGNRHFWCRGYYVDTVGRNKERIAKYIREQLQEDIANDQLTLKEYIDPFGEKTN, from the coding sequence ATGTATGACAATAATAGTCTATCACATACAACATGGAATTGTAAATATCATATCATATTCGCACCAAAATATAGAAGGCAGGTAATATATGGAAAAATCAAAGGAGATATAGGGCAGATATTAAGAAAACTCTGCGAATTTAAAGGAGTAGAAATAATAGAGGCTAATGCCTGTAAAGACCATATACATATGTTGGTAAGTATACCTCCGAAAATAAGCATATCAAGTTTTATGGGATATTTGAAAGGGAAAAGTTCATTGATGATATTTGATAAATATGTAAATTTAAAATATAAATATGGGAACAGACATTTTTGGTGTAGAGGATATTATGTTGATACAGTAGGAAGAAATAAAGAAAGGATTGCAAAATATATAAGGGAACAGTTGCAAGAAGATATAGCGAATGATCAATTGACATTGAAAGAGTATATAGATCCTTTCGGAGAAAAAACAAACTAA
- a CDS encoding methyltransferase domain-containing protein codes for MTFEKNFTTYDKNAIVQKKVAANLVEYIKNDISLSKAMNKVIELGCGTGIFTREFLSKNNPRYLILNDFFDVEKYLSDLDYNEFIQGDIESLTFPKADMIISSSAFQWVNSFEKLIDNISQSSDNLAFSLYTKGNLKEIDEHFNISLNYLANNEINQILKKRFRDINFMKETVILEFNSPLEALRHLKNTGVTGFQKTSISKIRSFASCTLTYEISYFICKA; via the coding sequence ATGACTTTTGAAAAAAATTTTACTACATATGATAAAAATGCAATAGTTCAAAAAAAAGTAGCTGCTAATTTGGTTGAATATATAAAAAATGATATTTCCCTTTCTAAAGCTATGAATAAAGTCATTGAACTTGGATGTGGAACTGGAATATTCACAAGAGAATTTCTCTCTAAAAATAACCCTCGCTATCTTATTCTTAATGATTTTTTTGATGTGGAAAAATATCTGTCTGATTTAGATTATAACGAATTTATTCAAGGAGATATTGAAAGTCTTACTTTTCCAAAAGCTGATATGATAATTTCCAGTTCAGCTTTTCAATGGGTAAATTCTTTTGAAAAACTGATAGATAATATTTCACAATCAAGTGATAATCTAGCTTTTTCTCTATATACAAAAGGAAACTTAAAAGAGATAGATGAACATTTCAATATTTCATTAAATTATTTAGCAAACAATGAAATTAATCAAATATTAAAAAAAAGATTCAGAGATATAAATTTCATGAAAGAAACTGTAATCCTTGAATTCAATAGCCCTTTAGAGGCATTAAGACATCTGAAAAATACTGGTGTTACAGGTTTTCAAAAGACAAGCATCAGTAAAATACGTTCTTTTGCTTCTTGTACTTTAACTTATGAAATAAGTTACTTCATCTGCAAGGCTTAA
- a CDS encoding putative bifunctional diguanylate cyclase/phosphodiesterase, translated as MVKNKKLIKSIFFILLCAACLVSINSIVQLQKYGRWINYLGIVRGVSQRIFKLEANHQGNDELLGDIDDILHDLSTGKGKYGLPYVEKDPVYSENLKELNKKWELIKQDIYDARNGKDSTDLLKASEDFFLLANKTVFAGEEYTKNQATKLMLLVVLLSISSLITWLLIFILQSKNQSYLEKMNNKFRDMIYKDDLTGEWNSKKFKIDGEIIIKENPETKFAIFYLDFENFKYCNDVLGYKFGDYILKEYTRLLKEDMEEKEIFGRISADRFVVLRKYTDKSELIERQKNVNEKLKGVVEKSNERYNAVIYWGICCLEDVNEDMKITELIDKANFAQKTIKGQLTNYAFYNESIRSKMREENYIRDNILKAIENEEFIVYFQPKVELKESKIRNVEALVRWKNSEGKMLSPGVFIPILEKDLLISVLDQYVFEKTCQWLRKQMDKYKRVFPVSVNVSKMQFYSLDFIMVYSKIKEKHSIPDGILIIEFTESAIFNDIKRVKEIIFELHRNGFLCAIDDFGKGYSSLNALKDMRVDSLKIDSLFFNESENKEREKIVVKGIIDLAQNLNMTIVAEGIEKEEQVDFLREAGCDMIQGYIFYRPMPIEEFEKLENIRWIEYKKEND; from the coding sequence ATGGTGAAAAATAAAAAGCTTATAAAATCTATTTTTTTCATTTTATTATGTGCAGCATGCCTAGTTTCAATAAATTCCATTGTACAGCTTCAAAAATATGGCCGCTGGATCAATTATCTAGGAATAGTAAGAGGAGTATCTCAAAGAATATTTAAGCTAGAAGCAAATCATCAAGGAAATGATGAACTTCTTGGTGATATTGATGATATTTTACATGACCTTTCTACAGGAAAAGGAAAATATGGACTTCCTTATGTGGAAAAAGATCCAGTTTATTCAGAGAATCTGAAAGAGTTGAATAAAAAATGGGAATTAATTAAACAGGATATTTATGATGCAAGAAATGGAAAAGATAGTACAGATCTTCTAAAAGCAAGTGAAGATTTTTTTTTGTTGGCTAATAAGACTGTTTTTGCTGGAGAGGAATACACAAAAAATCAAGCTACTAAACTAATGTTATTAGTAGTTCTTCTTTCTATATCTTCTTTGATCACATGGTTGCTTATTTTCATATTACAGTCAAAAAATCAGAGTTATTTAGAAAAAATGAATAATAAATTTAGAGATATGATATATAAAGATGATTTGACAGGAGAGTGGAATTCAAAAAAATTTAAAATAGATGGAGAAATAATTATAAAAGAAAATCCAGAAACAAAATTTGCTATTTTTTATTTAGATTTTGAAAATTTTAAATACTGTAATGATGTACTAGGATATAAATTTGGGGACTATATATTAAAAGAATATACTAGACTGCTCAAAGAGGACATGGAAGAGAAGGAGATATTTGGACGTATTTCAGCTGATAGATTTGTTGTTTTGAGAAAATATACAGATAAATCTGAACTTATAGAACGTCAGAAAAATGTAAATGAGAAGCTTAAAGGAGTTGTAGAAAAAAGTAATGAACGCTATAATGCAGTCATATATTGGGGAATATGCTGCCTTGAAGATGTAAATGAGGATATGAAAATAACAGAGCTGATAGATAAAGCCAATTTTGCTCAAAAAACAATAAAGGGACAGCTTACTAATTATGCTTTTTATAATGAAAGTATAAGAAGCAAAATGAGAGAAGAAAATTATATAAGAGATAATATTTTAAAAGCAATAGAAAATGAAGAATTTATAGTATATTTTCAACCAAAAGTAGAATTAAAAGAGAGTAAAATAAGAAATGTGGAAGCTTTAGTAAGATGGAAAAATTCTGAAGGAAAAATGCTTTCCCCAGGAGTTTTTATTCCTATTCTTGAAAAAGATTTATTAATAAGTGTTTTAGATCAATATGTTTTTGAAAAGACATGCCAATGGTTGAGAAAACAGATGGATAAGTATAAAAGAGTATTTCCCGTATCTGTAAATGTATCTAAAATGCAGTTTTATAGTCTGGATTTTATAATGGTTTACAGTAAAATAAAAGAGAAACATAGTATACCAGATGGCATATTGATAATTGAATTTACTGAATCAGCTATCTTTAATGATATAAAAAGAGTAAAAGAAATAATTTTTGAGCTTCATAGAAATGGATTTTTATGTGCAATAGATGATTTTGGAAAGGGCTATTCTTCTTTGAATGCTTTAAAGGATATGAGGGTAGACAGTCTTAAAATTGATTCATTATTCTTTAACGAAAGTGAAAATAAAGAGAGAGAAAAAATTGTTGTAAAAGGAATAATAGATTTAGCCCAAAACCTTAATATGACTATAGTAGCAGAGGGGATAGAAAAAGAGGAACAGGTTGATTTCCTTAGAGAAGCAGGTTGCGATATGATTCAGGGATATATATTTTATAGACCTATGCCTATTGAAGAGTTTGAAAAGCTAGAAAATATAAGATGGATAGAATATAAAAAAGAGAATGATTAA